A region of Argentina anserina chromosome 5, drPotAnse1.1, whole genome shotgun sequence DNA encodes the following proteins:
- the LOC126794063 gene encoding uncharacterized protein LOC126794063 isoform X2, with translation MVFNLLDAERDALEAQRHLAEVVERDSTRETRVLLLENDLANARAKLENAANLQEDLRQEVARREVAESLAREAAAERDAAQSALADAEELVRRMSEEAEAEKARVAEEAASSAVTAFKSSMEMTKYLEGYYVTAVGDMIAQFQELEMLDPADYEVRLSEKGLEPPPMPHEVTPPFSQPTSTAEAEEHQDAQPPQGESGEAAGLEAASTDDAV, from the exons ATGGTTTTTAATTTGCTTGATGCGGAGCGGGATGCTCTGGAGGCACAGCGCCACCTCGCCGAAGTGGTTGAACGAGACAGCACCCGTGAGACAAGGGTGTTGCTGCTGGAAAATGACTTGGCCAATGCTAGGGCCAAGTTGGAAAATGCGGCGAACCTCCAGGAGGACCTTcggcaggaggttgcccgtcGAGAGGTAGCGGAGTCACTTGCCCGAGAAGCGGCGGCGGAGAGGGATGCGGCGCAGTCTGCCCTTGCGGATGCAGAGGAGCTTGTTAGGAGGATGAGCGAGGAGGCAGAAGCTGAGAAGGCCCGCGTAGCAGAGGAGGCTGCGTCTAGCGCCGTGACTGCCTTCAAATCATCTATGGAGATGACTAAGTACTTGGAAGGGTACTATGTCACGGCTGTGGGTGACATGATAGCGCAGTTCCAGGAGCTGGAGATGCTGGATCCTGCGGACTACGAGGTCCGTCTGTCGGAGAAGGGTTTGGAACCGCCGCCCATGCCACATGAAGTGACTCCGCCCTTTTCGCAGCCTACTTCTACTGCGGAGGCTGAAG AGCATCAGGATGCACAACCGCCGCAAGGCGAATCGGGGGAAGCGGCGGGGCTAGAAGCTGCGAGTACCGACGATGCGGTCTGA
- the LOC126794063 gene encoding uncharacterized protein LOC126794063 isoform X1, with protein sequence MVFNLLDAERDALEAQRHLAEVVERDSTRETRVLLLENDLANARAKLENAANLQEDLRQEVARREVAESLAREAAAERDAAQSALADAEELVRRMSEEAEAEKARVAEEAASSAVTAFKSSMEMTKYLEGYYVTAVGDMIAQFQELEMLDPADYEVRLSEKGLEPPPMPHEVTPPFSQPTSTAEAEGEHQDAQPPQGESGEAAGLEAASTDDAV encoded by the exons ATGGTTTTTAATTTGCTTGATGCGGAGCGGGATGCTCTGGAGGCACAGCGCCACCTCGCCGAAGTGGTTGAACGAGACAGCACCCGTGAGACAAGGGTGTTGCTGCTGGAAAATGACTTGGCCAATGCTAGGGCCAAGTTGGAAAATGCGGCGAACCTCCAGGAGGACCTTcggcaggaggttgcccgtcGAGAGGTAGCGGAGTCACTTGCCCGAGAAGCGGCGGCGGAGAGGGATGCGGCGCAGTCTGCCCTTGCGGATGCAGAGGAGCTTGTTAGGAGGATGAGCGAGGAGGCAGAAGCTGAGAAGGCCCGCGTAGCAGAGGAGGCTGCGTCTAGCGCCGTGACTGCCTTCAAATCATCTATGGAGATGACTAAGTACTTGGAAGGGTACTATGTCACGGCTGTGGGTGACATGATAGCGCAGTTCCAGGAGCTGGAGATGCTGGATCCTGCGGACTACGAGGTCCGTCTGTCGGAGAAGGGTTTGGAACCGCCGCCCATGCCACATGAAGTGACTCCGCCCTTTTCGCAGCCTACTTCTACTGCGGAGGCTGAAGGTG AGCATCAGGATGCACAACCGCCGCAAGGCGAATCGGGGGAAGCGGCGGGGCTAGAAGCTGCGAGTACCGACGATGCGGTCTGA